A single genomic interval of Armigeres subalbatus isolate Guangzhou_Male chromosome 1, GZ_Asu_2, whole genome shotgun sequence harbors:
- the LOC134218068 gene encoding uncharacterized protein LOC134218068: MEGNSEENHHNGAAYAPTLKMTNKKKKSKACGFLGGEKKVPITKGGALKMKDERKQADDHVSKDFDAMASELEAEKSLTAELRKELEKIRKEKELLETSNKPSSVTAGTTSEVDDQSLSDISVLDHHV, translated from the exons ATggaaggaaattcggaagaaaatCACCACAATGGCGCTGCGTACGCTCCCACATT GAAAATGACAAACAAGAAAAAGAAGTCTAAAGCGTGTGGATTCTTGGGAGGAGAAAAGAAAGTGCCGATAACGAAAGGTGGCGCGCTAAAGATGAAAGACGAGAGAAAGCAGGCAGACGACCATGTTTCCAAGGATTTTGATGCAATGGCAAGTGAATTGGAAGCTGAAAAGTCTCTAACTGCTGAGCTACGTAAGGAGTTGGAGAAAATTCGAAAGGAAAAAGAGCTGCTTGAAACATCAAACAAGCCTTCGTCTGTGACAGCTGGGACGACCAGTGAAGTCGATGATCAGAGCTTGAGCGACATTAGTGTTCT TGATCATCATGTTTAA